One genomic window of Psychrobacillus sp. INOP01 includes the following:
- a CDS encoding HAMP domain-containing sensor histidine kinase, with translation MSIRMRMLLSYTAMLVVTMGLFIISGLLMILAITGDISSVKHLFANHYTHKPITAQEENVFLDLKYLAKNQPNQLLNKGSLKLYDEMLKDVPAGLIIRKGDEITYKTDMLISIKSADDLPSFEPSNINVRDTISFGKYYFSYVKFDFYYQDKEEGSIFVIKKVSPYAALSKNLFPILAGVLLLLLIVTNGILNYLVTRSIVKPLDTLKFATEEISEGNLNFQMTAITKDEIGQLSMAFEEMRQKLKESVDLQLKYEENRKELISNISHDLRTPITAIKGYVEGIKDGVADTPQKMDKYLSTIYRRASDMDSLIDDLFLFSKLDLRKIQFNFEEIDIVRYIKYFIEELSWDLEEQGIQVQFNVHLYNFQELVIADREKLRRVLANIIQNSIKHMKNEERILRISVTQIGENIEIKISDNGNGIEPTALQYIFDRFYREDSARNVTTGGSGLGLAIAKQIICEHGGEIWATSELGKGTDIYFTLKYAKKRGERIEKNINN, from the coding sequence GTGTCAATCCGTATGAGAATGTTATTATCCTATACAGCCATGTTAGTTGTAACCATGGGGCTTTTTATAATTAGTGGATTGTTGATGATTTTAGCGATTACAGGGGATATAAGTAGTGTAAAACATTTATTTGCAAATCATTACACGCATAAGCCGATAACAGCACAAGAAGAAAATGTGTTCTTGGACTTGAAATATCTAGCGAAAAACCAACCAAATCAATTATTAAATAAAGGTTCTTTGAAGTTATATGATGAGATGTTAAAAGATGTACCAGCTGGTCTTATTATCCGTAAAGGTGATGAAATCACATATAAGACAGATATGCTAATCTCGATAAAAAGTGCAGATGACCTCCCTTCCTTTGAGCCTTCCAATATAAATGTTAGAGATACGATCAGTTTTGGAAAGTATTATTTTTCTTATGTTAAATTTGACTTTTATTATCAGGATAAAGAAGAAGGTAGCATATTTGTCATAAAGAAAGTTAGCCCATATGCAGCGTTATCAAAAAATCTGTTTCCTATATTAGCTGGTGTTTTACTCCTTTTATTAATTGTAACTAATGGAATACTTAATTACTTGGTTACTAGAAGTATCGTAAAACCTTTAGATACATTGAAATTTGCGACAGAAGAAATAAGTGAAGGAAATTTAAATTTTCAAATGACTGCAATTACAAAGGATGAAATAGGACAGCTAAGTATGGCTTTTGAAGAAATGCGTCAAAAATTAAAAGAATCAGTAGACTTGCAGTTAAAATACGAAGAAAACCGAAAGGAACTTATTTCAAATATTTCTCATGATTTGAGAACTCCAATTACGGCGATAAAAGGATATGTAGAGGGAATTAAAGATGGGGTTGCTGATACTCCCCAAAAAATGGACAAATATCTTTCAACGATTTATAGAAGAGCGTCTGATATGGATTCTCTAATTGATGATTTATTTCTTTTTTCAAAGCTAGATCTAAGAAAGATCCAGTTCAACTTTGAAGAAATAGACATTGTTCGATATATCAAGTACTTTATTGAAGAACTTAGCTGGGATCTTGAAGAACAAGGTATCCAAGTACAATTTAATGTTCATTTGTATAATTTTCAAGAATTGGTGATAGCTGATAGGGAAAAATTAAGGCGTGTATTAGCCAATATCATTCAAAATTCCATAAAACATATGAAAAATGAAGAAAGAATTCTACGAATTTCTGTAACCCAAATAGGTGAAAATATTGAGATTAAAATTAGTGACAACGGTAATGGGATTGAACCTACAGCTCTTCAGTATATATTTGATCGATTTTATCGCGAGGATAGTGCGCGAAATGTTACAACAGGTGGAAGTGGTCTTGGTTTAGCCATTGCTAAACAAATTATTTGTGAGCACGGTGGAGAAATTTGGGCAACGAGTGAATTAGGAAAAGGAACGGACATTTACTTTACACTTAAATATGCCAAAAAAAGAGGTGAACGGATTGAAAAAAATATTAATAATTGA
- a CDS encoding amidohydrolase family protein: MENYWIKNVLLEKGYKYENGVISSTLTEICHIRIEDGKITNIVPFDTDINDDLIKYDSNQMLMLPTFKEMHIHIDKTYYGGPWKAIQPATSIFDKFDEEKELLPKLLPTARYRAEKILETLLSFGSTHVRTHCNIDPVIGLSNLEATMQALENFSGKLSHEIVAFPQHGLLRSNSVALVRQALKQGATVVGGVDPGSVDDNIEKSLQTIMDIAVEANAGIDIHIHDKDTLGMLAMNRLADLTEEAKWHGKVTVSHAFGFAGESSVDSSELAERFAKLGISITSTVPIGNLIMPIPMLREKCVKVELGTDSLTDHWSPFGNGDNLEKAGRLAELYHHLDELSLSQSLGYITGGITPLDKEGNQVWPQVGDKASVVFVDASCSAEAVARRSKKRVVLFNGNIVSGSF; the protein is encoded by the coding sequence ATGGAAAACTATTGGATAAAAAACGTTTTACTAGAAAAAGGATATAAATATGAAAATGGTGTAATTTCAAGTACTTTAACGGAGATCTGTCATATTCGAATTGAAGATGGTAAAATTACGAATATTGTTCCTTTCGATACGGATATAAATGACGATCTAATAAAATATGATTCGAACCAAATGCTAATGTTACCAACTTTTAAGGAAATGCACATACATATTGATAAAACTTATTACGGTGGTCCATGGAAGGCAATACAACCAGCAACAAGTATTTTTGATAAATTCGATGAAGAAAAAGAACTCCTTCCAAAACTTTTACCAACTGCCCGGTACAGAGCAGAAAAAATATTGGAGACTTTACTTAGTTTCGGTTCGACACATGTACGTACTCACTGTAACATAGACCCGGTTATTGGTTTATCAAATCTAGAAGCAACAATGCAAGCACTAGAGAATTTTTCAGGAAAGCTCTCCCATGAAATTGTTGCTTTTCCCCAACATGGACTTCTACGGTCAAATTCTGTTGCACTAGTTAGACAAGCCTTAAAGCAAGGAGCGACAGTAGTTGGTGGTGTTGATCCAGGGAGTGTTGATGATAATATCGAAAAATCATTACAAACAATTATGGATATTGCAGTAGAAGCAAATGCAGGTATAGATATCCACATCCATGACAAGGACACGTTAGGAATGTTAGCAATGAACCGACTTGCAGATCTCACAGAAGAGGCGAAATGGCATGGGAAAGTAACAGTAAGTCATGCCTTTGGATTTGCTGGAGAATCGAGTGTTGATTCCTCCGAACTTGCTGAACGCTTTGCTAAGCTAGGTATATCAATTACCTCAACAGTACCTATAGGTAATCTTATTATGCCAATTCCAATGCTTCGAGAAAAATGTGTGAAAGTTGAACTAGGAACTGATAGCCTTACAGATCACTGGTCGCCATTTGGTAATGGTGACAATTTAGAGAAGGCTGGACGGTTGGCCGAACTTTACCACCATTTGGACGAATTATCTCTATCTCAATCGTTAGGCTATATCACGGGAGGTATAACTCCTTTAGACAAGGAAGGAAATCAAGTTTGGCCACAAGTCGGCGATAAGGCAAGCGTCGTATTTGTTGATGCCAGCTGTTCAGCAGAAGCTGTCGCAAGAAGGTCGAAAAAACGAGTTGTGCTTTTCAATGGGAATATTGTTTCAGGGTCATTTTAA
- the fetB gene encoding iron export ABC transporter permease subunit FetB, with the protein MSLIALSFTLLFVIITMLVSVWQKLDLEKDIAIGTVRAAIQLLAVGYVLQFVFQSENVLFIILIVCVMIVVAAFNAAKRAKGMAGVVWRIILSIATMEILMMGLLLSLQIIEATPQYIIPLSGMTIGNAMVACGLFLTQLKRETESSKGEIETLLSLGATSRQAVQDVLKRSVKFSMIPTIDAMKTVGLVQLPGMMTGMIIAGADPVEAVRYQILIIFVFTSSSAITSMMLSVLCYKKLFTKDLQLKDWRSN; encoded by the coding sequence ATGAGTTTGATAGCGTTAAGTTTCACCCTACTATTTGTCATTATTACGATGCTTGTATCAGTTTGGCAAAAGCTTGACTTAGAGAAGGATATTGCAATTGGTACGGTTAGAGCAGCGATTCAGCTGCTTGCTGTCGGATATGTATTACAATTTGTATTTCAGTCCGAAAATGTTCTATTTATTATCCTAATTGTTTGCGTCATGATTGTTGTTGCAGCATTTAATGCAGCAAAACGGGCAAAAGGCATGGCAGGAGTCGTATGGAGAATTATTCTCTCCATTGCTACGATGGAAATCCTCATGATGGGACTATTACTAAGCTTGCAAATCATCGAAGCAACGCCACAGTACATCATCCCGCTAAGTGGAATGACAATCGGTAACGCAATGGTTGCATGTGGATTATTCTTAACACAATTAAAGCGAGAAACAGAAAGCTCTAAAGGCGAAATTGAAACCTTACTTTCACTCGGTGCAACGAGTCGCCAGGCTGTGCAAGATGTGTTAAAACGCTCCGTCAAATTCAGTATGATTCCGACAATTGATGCGATGAAAACAGTAGGACTTGTCCAACTACCTGGTATGATGACAGGAATGATTATTGCTGGTGCAGATCCGGTCGAAGCGGTTCGATATCAAATATTAATCATTTTTGTATTTACTAGTTCCTCTGCTATTACGAGTATGATGTTAAGTGTACTTTGTTATAAAAAACTATTTACGAAGGATTTACAATTGAAAGATTGGAGATCTAATTGA
- a CDS encoding response regulator transcription factor, which produces MKKILIIEDDPSIGELQRDYLVINDYEVNLVDSGKVGLEQALTVEYDLIIIDLMLPHVDGFEICRQVREVKDIPILIVSAKKEDIDKIRGLGLGADDYVIKPFSPSELVARVKAHLARYDRLSGNKQQDKKEICIRGLRIDETSRRVYVNNSEVNLTGKEFDLLAFLAKRPNRVFSKEELFELIWGLELTGDTTTVTVHIRKIRGKIEIDPANPQFIETVWGAGYRFSI; this is translated from the coding sequence TTGAAAAAAATATTAATAATTGAGGATGACCCTAGCATTGGAGAATTACAAAGGGATTATCTTGTCATTAATGATTATGAGGTTAATCTAGTTGACTCTGGAAAGGTGGGTCTCGAACAAGCACTTACGGTTGAATATGATTTGATAATTATTGATCTTATGTTACCCCATGTAGATGGTTTTGAAATTTGTAGACAAGTACGGGAAGTAAAGGATATACCGATTTTAATCGTTTCTGCTAAAAAAGAGGATATCGATAAAATTAGAGGTCTAGGTCTTGGGGCAGATGATTATGTGATTAAACCGTTTAGTCCAAGTGAGCTTGTTGCTAGAGTCAAAGCGCATTTGGCACGCTATGATCGTTTGAGTGGTAATAAGCAACAAGATAAAAAAGAAATATGTATAAGAGGATTAAGAATTGATGAGACATCACGTAGAGTTTATGTAAATAATAGTGAAGTCAATTTAACTGGCAAAGAATTTGATCTACTAGCATTTCTTGCGAAGCGCCCAAATCGTGTTTTTAGTAAGGAAGAACTTTTTGAGTTAATATGGGGACTTGAATTAACGGGAGATACTACGACTGTAACTGTCCATATCCGAAAAATACGAGGAAAAATAGAAATTGACCCTGCAAATCCTCAATTTATTGAAACTGTATGGGGTGCAGGTTATCGATTTTCTATATAA
- a CDS encoding M48 family metallopeptidase translates to MNTNQKALELFEQNEYENALELFQQAVKESRNIQSLNNLAWMYSYEEEDDNQALVLIKEVIHMKPSSYFPYNLLGEINLRQKKWKLASDALSKSISIQPSMEAYQNLAVAKYYLEELEVASDNFLRAAGNSDVVMFYHVKCLIELEKKSEAKEKLDAFNEDADDFIGEVEVADLYVELGCFNEAIQWFEKGWKEYWKTPNWISRFVYALFKTKNITRINEVIEESILQKDEEIKSAHEEECDENWTEGDKETHIKQLLEEKNEYEYMVDRISSGHIPLMEFEPAITGACYLFGCKRHNHPDYQE, encoded by the coding sequence TTGAATACTAACCAAAAGGCTCTTGAACTATTTGAACAAAATGAATATGAAAATGCATTAGAGCTTTTTCAACAAGCAGTAAAGGAATCAAGAAATATACAATCATTAAATAATCTAGCTTGGATGTACAGTTACGAGGAAGAAGATGATAACCAAGCCCTTGTACTAATTAAAGAAGTAATACATATGAAGCCCTCCTCTTATTTTCCGTATAACTTATTAGGTGAAATTAACCTCAGGCAAAAAAAGTGGAAACTTGCATCGGATGCACTTTCAAAGTCTATTTCAATTCAACCATCCATGGAAGCTTATCAAAATTTAGCAGTTGCAAAATATTATTTAGAAGAATTAGAGGTGGCATCTGATAATTTCTTGCGTGCTGCAGGAAATTCGGATGTTGTTATGTTCTATCATGTTAAATGTTTAATTGAGCTTGAAAAGAAATCGGAAGCAAAAGAAAAACTAGATGCTTTTAATGAAGATGCAGATGACTTCATAGGAGAAGTTGAAGTTGCTGATTTGTATGTTGAATTAGGTTGTTTTAACGAAGCGATTCAATGGTTTGAAAAAGGATGGAAAGAATACTGGAAAACCCCTAATTGGATTAGCAGATTTGTCTACGCTCTATTTAAAACAAAAAATATTACCCGCATCAATGAAGTTATTGAAGAATCTATTCTACAAAAAGATGAAGAGATCAAATCTGCTCATGAAGAAGAATGTGATGAAAATTGGACAGAAGGCGATAAAGAAACACATATTAAACAATTACTCGAAGAAAAGAACGAATATGAGTATATGGTTGACCGAATTTCATCAGGACATATCCCCTTAATGGAATTTGAGCCTGCAATTACTGGGGCTTGTTATCTGTTTGGATGCAAGCGACATAACCACCCAGATTACCAAGAATAA
- a CDS encoding DUF6774 domain-containing protein: MTNIENNDQKDQDSNGISSLELAVWGALLATLGDAISTIAAVQALKEEQQEQVSNNNMQKQIDYLTNEVKQLKKQINNKTSWHL; this comes from the coding sequence ATGACGAACATTGAAAACAATGATCAAAAAGATCAAGATTCCAATGGAATAAGTTCGCTAGAGCTTGCTGTATGGGGTGCATTATTAGCTACGCTGGGAGATGCAATATCTACTATCGCAGCAGTTCAAGCTTTGAAAGAAGAACAGCAAGAACAAGTTAGCAATAATAATATGCAAAAACAGATTGATTATTTAACCAATGAAGTGAAACAACTAAAAAAACAAATAAATAATAAGACATCTTGGCATCTTTAG
- a CDS encoding class I SAM-dependent methyltransferase: MGREFVNIFDGWADSYDASVSGKDPEYRDVFEGYETILNEVAKRVSGTIIEFGTGTGNLTAKLLEAGNPVIGIEPNTKMREVTAERFPAIQVIDGDLLEFNEENEHIDAIVSTYVFHHLTDKEKGLALKKYATLLSKNGKVVFADTVFLTEEAKQAQISKERNRGFFNVVEDLEREYYTTIPILEELFTEAGFQVSFVKMNDYVWLIEATKK, translated from the coding sequence ATGGGTAGAGAATTTGTCAATATTTTTGATGGTTGGGCAGACTCTTACGATGCCTCCGTTTCTGGAAAAGATCCAGAGTATAGAGATGTATTTGAAGGTTATGAAACTATATTAAATGAGGTAGCTAAACGTGTTTCTGGTACTATTATTGAATTTGGAACAGGCACTGGAAATCTAACTGCAAAGCTATTAGAAGCAGGTAATCCGGTTATCGGTATAGAACCTAATACTAAGATGCGTGAAGTAACAGCAGAACGTTTCCCCGCTATTCAAGTAATTGATGGGGATTTACTTGAATTTAATGAAGAAAATGAACATATAGATGCAATTGTAAGCACTTATGTATTTCATCATTTAACAGATAAAGAAAAAGGTTTAGCATTAAAAAAATATGCGACTCTACTTTCGAAAAATGGAAAGGTCGTTTTTGCAGATACTGTTTTTCTTACAGAAGAAGCAAAACAAGCACAGATTTCTAAGGAAAGAAACCGTGGCTTTTTTAATGTAGTAGAAGACCTAGAAAGAGAATACTATACGACTATCCCTATATTAGAAGAATTATTCACTGAAGCAGGGTTTCAAGTAAGCTTCGTGAAAATGAATGACTATGTTTGGTTAATAGAAGCAACGAAAAAATAA
- a CDS encoding PLP-dependent cysteine synthase family protein, whose protein sequence is MNIFSSVQDLIGNTPVVEIKHIPIPNNCRIFAKLEYLNPGGSVKDRLGLSLIEDAEKSGKLIPGGTIIEPTAGNTGIGIALAAIGKGYKVIFVVPQKFSVEKQTLMRALGAEIVNTDTALGMQGAINKAADLVVETPNAFSPSQFSNTANPATYTKTLGPELWRDLDGEIDIFVAGAGSGGTFMGTSTYLKEQKESIKTVIVEPVGSILNGGESGSHVTEGIGMEFLPDFMDTSYFNAIHTVSDEDAFKQLRALSKNEGLLVGSSSGAAFHGALKEAEVAKEGSHIVTIFPDSSERYLSQKVYELFKEA, encoded by the coding sequence ATGAACATATTTAGTAGTGTACAAGATTTAATAGGCAATACACCTGTAGTTGAGATTAAGCATATCCCAATTCCAAATAATTGTCGTATATTCGCCAAGCTTGAATATCTCAACCCAGGGGGCAGTGTGAAGGATCGACTGGGCTTGTCTTTAATTGAGGATGCAGAAAAGTCAGGGAAACTCATACCAGGTGGGACCATTATAGAACCAACAGCAGGTAATACAGGAATTGGTATTGCTTTGGCTGCTATTGGAAAAGGTTATAAAGTTATTTTTGTTGTTCCACAGAAATTTAGTGTGGAAAAGCAAACATTGATGCGTGCATTAGGAGCTGAGATCGTCAATACAGATACAGCATTAGGCATGCAGGGAGCAATTAATAAAGCAGCAGACCTAGTGGTTGAAACACCGAATGCTTTCTCTCCTTCTCAATTTTCAAATACTGCAAATCCAGCTACGTATACGAAGACATTAGGACCTGAATTATGGCGAGATTTAGATGGTGAAATTGACATCTTTGTAGCTGGTGCTGGATCCGGTGGAACATTTATGGGTACTTCAACATATTTAAAAGAGCAAAAAGAATCGATTAAAACAGTTATTGTAGAGCCGGTTGGATCCATATTGAACGGTGGAGAATCTGGCTCTCATGTGACTGAAGGAATCGGTATGGAGTTTCTACCTGACTTCATGGATACTTCCTATTTTAATGCAATCCATACCGTAAGCGATGAGGATGCGTTTAAACAATTAAGAGCTCTATCAAAAAATGAAGGTTTACTAGTCGGAAGCTCGTCTGGAGCCGCTTTTCATGGTGCATTGAAGGAAGCAGAGGTAGCGAAAGAGGGAAGTCATATCGTGACGATTTTTCCAGATTCGAGCGAACGATATTTAAGTCAGAAGGTTTATGAACTATTCAAGGAGGCATAA
- a CDS encoding ankyrin repeat domain-containing protein, whose product MLKKVLFLFIIPLFLIGCQNTKEWNEFANTPEVNGDKMNEQFFQAAEHGNISKLKSLLESGIDINIIDNNGRTAVMIATYANYPETVKVLIDNGANLDIQDDMKNNPFLYAGAEGFLEILKMTIDAGANPNLLNRYGGTALIPASEHGYFEVVKELLENTNIDVNLVNNLGWTAVMEAIVLSEGGKIHQETIKILIEYGADVNIYDSKGVTPLQHAKDRGFEEIEEILLRAGAE is encoded by the coding sequence ATTTTAAAGAAAGTATTATTTCTATTCATAATTCCATTGTTTTTAATAGGGTGTCAAAACACTAAAGAATGGAATGAATTTGCCAATACTCCAGAGGTAAATGGGGACAAAATGAATGAACAATTTTTTCAAGCAGCAGAACATGGAAATATATCTAAGCTTAAGAGTCTATTGGAGTCAGGGATAGATATAAATATTATAGACAATAATGGCAGAACTGCAGTCATGATTGCTACTTATGCCAACTATCCAGAAACAGTAAAGGTCTTAATCGATAATGGTGCCAATTTAGACATTCAAGATGATATGAAAAACAATCCTTTTTTATATGCAGGAGCAGAGGGCTTTTTAGAAATTTTAAAGATGACAATTGACGCAGGTGCTAATCCAAACCTTTTAAATAGATACGGTGGCACGGCACTTATTCCAGCTTCAGAACATGGTTATTTTGAAGTAGTAAAGGAACTTCTAGAGAACACCAATATCGATGTGAATCTTGTTAACAATTTAGGTTGGACTGCCGTGATGGAAGCGATTGTTCTAAGCGAAGGGGGAAAAATACACCAGGAAACAATAAAAATATTAATTGAATATGGAGCAGATGTGAACATATATGACTCAAAAGGAGTCACTCCACTTCAACATGCTAAAGATAGAGGTTTTGAAGAAATCGAAGAAATACTTCTTCGTGCTGGAGCGGAGTGA
- a CDS encoding SLC13 family permease — protein sequence MQLTITFVVLAISIILFVSNRVRADLVALLALLAFVISGVLEPTEALAGFSNSVVIMIAGLFVVGAGIVRTGLAQSAGNLLLKWSGKSEKKLFVLLLIITGSVGSFMSNTGVVALMLPIVISIAISINSSPSKYLIPLSYISSLSGLMTLIATPANLIVSQVLVDNGFEKLSFFEITPLGIIGITTGILYFLFARKYVLPNDKRKNNAGEGHKLSPKQLAADYELGGNLHRVRVVEDSPIIGKKLSEIKLPAKYHLAILKIDRKSTEGMNILPIRYQEMAGPTSVFEAKDILYVQGPLENVLQFVKDFRLELEDEESNAEELVSKQLGIAEVLLTPHSNLINETVGSIGFREKYNLNILGINRKGDYVLTEMANVRLRFGDALLVQGAWEEIELLSRAVKDVVIIGQPKEHASMAAASGKAPIAGAIMLLMIGLMILEVFPAVISVLLAATLMVMTGCLRNMDDAYGKMNWESIILIAAMLPMATALEKTGGMVILSEGIVNLLGRFGAMGVLAGIYFITMVFGQFISNTATAVLFAPIAMTAAISLDANPYTFLIAIAVSSSMAFATPVASPTNALVMTAGGYKFFDFVKAGIPLQVIMFIIMMIAIPIFFPL from the coding sequence ATGCAATTAACTATAACATTTGTCGTTTTGGCGATAAGTATCATTTTATTTGTAAGTAACCGAGTGCGTGCGGACCTTGTTGCACTTCTTGCACTTTTAGCTTTTGTTATTTCAGGTGTGTTAGAGCCAACAGAAGCACTTGCTGGCTTTTCTAATTCAGTAGTCATTATGATTGCCGGACTATTTGTTGTGGGTGCAGGTATTGTTCGGACAGGTCTTGCGCAGTCTGCCGGGAATTTATTGTTAAAATGGTCTGGGAAAAGTGAGAAAAAATTATTTGTTTTATTACTCATTATTACAGGCAGTGTTGGTTCGTTTATGAGTAACACTGGAGTAGTCGCGTTAATGCTACCGATTGTGATTAGCATTGCCATCAGTATTAATAGTAGTCCTTCTAAGTATTTGATACCCCTATCTTATATTAGTAGTTTATCTGGTCTAATGACGCTAATTGCCACACCTGCTAATCTGATAGTTAGTCAGGTGCTTGTGGATAATGGGTTTGAAAAGCTTAGTTTTTTTGAAATTACTCCCCTTGGAATCATTGGAATAACTACAGGTATTTTATATTTTCTATTTGCTAGAAAATATGTGTTGCCTAATGATAAAAGAAAAAACAATGCGGGAGAAGGGCATAAGCTATCCCCAAAACAATTGGCAGCTGACTATGAATTAGGTGGTAATTTACACCGTGTTCGTGTGGTAGAAGATTCTCCGATTATTGGAAAAAAACTTTCTGAAATAAAGCTTCCCGCAAAATATCATTTAGCAATTCTAAAAATCGATCGTAAATCAACGGAAGGGATGAATATTCTACCTATCCGTTATCAGGAAATGGCTGGTCCGACGAGTGTGTTTGAAGCGAAGGATATTTTGTACGTTCAAGGTCCACTTGAGAATGTGTTGCAGTTTGTAAAAGATTTTCGGTTAGAGCTAGAAGATGAAGAATCGAATGCAGAGGAGCTAGTTTCTAAACAATTAGGCATAGCAGAGGTACTATTAACACCTCATTCCAATTTGATAAATGAAACGGTTGGTAGTATCGGTTTCCGAGAAAAGTATAATTTAAATATACTCGGCATCAATCGCAAAGGGGATTACGTATTAACTGAAATGGCTAATGTACGTTTGCGATTTGGTGATGCACTGTTGGTCCAAGGCGCATGGGAGGAGATTGAGCTTCTTTCCAGGGCTGTAAAAGATGTTGTGATTATCGGTCAGCCAAAAGAGCATGCAAGTATGGCGGCTGCAAGTGGAAAAGCACCAATTGCAGGTGCAATAATGCTACTAATGATTGGTTTAATGATTCTCGAAGTATTCCCGGCGGTGATTTCTGTTCTTTTGGCAGCTACCTTAATGGTTATGACAGGTTGTCTCCGTAATATGGATGATGCCTATGGCAAAATGAACTGGGAGAGTATTATTTTAATTGCTGCGATGCTTCCTATGGCTACTGCCCTTGAAAAAACTGGCGGTATGGTCATCTTATCCGAGGGGATTGTTAATCTTCTTGGCCGGTTCGGAGCAATGGGTGTTTTGGCTGGTATTTACTTTATTACGATGGTTTTTGGACAATTTATTAGTAATACGGCGACAGCTGTTTTATTTGCACCAATAGCAATGACCGCAGCAATTAGTTTAGATGCAAATCCTTATACTTTTTTAATCGCCATTGCGGTTTCGTCGAGTATGGCTTTTGCAACTCCTGTAGCTTCTCCCACGAATGCGTTAGTAATGACAGCTGGAGGATATAAATTCTTTGATTTTGTAAAAGCAGGGATTCCCTTGCAAGTAATTATGTTCATCATTATGATGATTGCAATTCCTATCTTTTTCCCATTGTAA
- a CDS encoding S-ribosylhomocysteine lyase — translation MKKMNVESFNLDHTKVAAPFVRLAGTKVGNNGDEILKYDIRFKQPNKEHMEMPGLHSLEHLMAENIRNHTDQVVDISPMGCQTGFYLSVINHDNFDEILEILEKTLQDVLNATEVPACNEVQCGWAASHSLEGAKEIASEMLAKKDEWRQIYIEEA, via the coding sequence ATGAAAAAAATGAATGTAGAAAGCTTTAACTTAGATCACACAAAAGTAGCGGCACCATTTGTACGCCTTGCAGGAACGAAAGTAGGAAACAATGGCGATGAAATATTAAAATACGATATCCGTTTTAAACAACCGAATAAAGAACATATGGAAATGCCCGGCCTACACTCTTTAGAGCATCTAATGGCAGAAAATATTCGTAATCATACAGATCAGGTAGTGGATATTAGTCCAATGGGTTGCCAAACTGGGTTTTATTTATCTGTCATCAATCATGATAACTTTGATGAAATTCTTGAAATTCTTGAAAAAACATTACAGGATGTTCTAAATGCAACTGAGGTTCCAGCTTGCAATGAAGTTCAATGTGGTTGGGCTGCAAGCCACAGCTTAGAAGGTGCAAAAGAAATCGCTTCTGAAATGCTAGCTAAAAAAGATGAATGGCGTCAAATATATATCGAGGAAGCATGA